In Porites lutea chromosome 7, jaPorLute2.1, whole genome shotgun sequence, a single window of DNA contains:
- the LOC140944886 gene encoding uncharacterized protein, producing METKKRPINNPLVFPSIVLSFAACFVALIHVEIELHAHRKMLQVLTQQREENIHPRGTVNDKSIASALCGDTGKVAEIQIRHKRNANNVNKKSNVSEIISREDIKREVKLAISNLACMAHCPKGVRGRRGRPGPPGKHGPAGPQGPHGPRGSQGDQGPPGLRGDQGPQGPKGDPGESISDPSIVSPPISMVVNETGIASLQCEVKGNPVPRVTWLKENSSLPADKRIMQSRGGLLIRDVTSQDGGMYTCRAKNILGVVTSAATVTVQVAALITKKPSSIIAEEGEKVTLLCKASGLPIPTIKWQKPLGQLPRGRTAVIDGNMTILSVTKKDTGAYVCSVKNLLGEDSALAVITVIDTLKFTLTPPLKVAAFVYNNLMLNCKAKGALEITWKRTNKYLPRTHVIFTNGTLLLKKVTTNDAGSYTCLARNYQRTIMASSTVEVLKPMSCSSIKSGPSGSSSGNYIIDPDGKGGVAPFSVYCDMSDKGGVGVTVISHDSESRTHVANIPECGVTPGCYRKDVSYTGVSTAQLAALTRVSKNCEQFIRFECNNAVAFIPESVAWWVSRDGRKMKYWGGAGGSVNTCACGVANSCSSSRKKCNCYNGGSGWREDSGLLTAKSALPVSQIRLADFDSSSEEGYHTLGKLKCYGQA from the exons ATGGAAACGAAGAAGCGACCGATCAACAACCCTCTAGTGTTTCCGTCGATAGTTTTATCTTTTGCTGCCTGCTTCGTGGCATTGATTCACGTCGAGATCGAGCTTCACGCTCATCGAAAAATGCTTCAAGTCTTGACTCAACAGAGAGAAGAAAACATTCACCCACGAGGCACTGTGAACGATAAATCGATTGCCTCCGCGCTGTGTGGTGACACTGGTAAAG TTGCAGAAATACAAATTCGTCACAAACGCAACGCCAACAATGTAAACAAGAAATCAAACGTCAGTGAGATCATTAGTAGAGAGGACATAAAAAGGGAAGTTAAACTGGCGATAAGTAACCTGGCCTGCATGGCGCATTGCCCAAAGGGAGTCAGGGGAAGACGAGGAAGGCCAGGTCCCCCAGGCAAACATGGACCAGCTGGGCCCCAGGGACCACACGGACCGAGAGGTTCTCAAGGAGATCAGGGGCCTCCTGGACTTAGAGGCGATCAAGGCCCTCAAGGACCCAAGGGTGATCCTGGTGAATCCATCTCAGATCCTTCGATTGTGTCACCTCCGATATCCATGGTGGTGAACGAAACTGGTATAGCGTCACTGCAGTGTGAGGTTAAGGGAAATCCAGTGCCCCGGGTCACGTGGCTGAAAGAAAATTCCAGTCTTCCCGCCGACAAACGAATCATGCAATCACGTGGTGGCCTTTTGATAAGAGATGTGACGTCACAAGATGGAGGAATGTACACGTGTAGGGCAAAAAATATTCTTGGAGTCGTGACCTCAGCAGCCACAGTGACTGTTCAAG TTGCGGCCTTGATCACAAAAAAGCCCTCCTCTATTATTGCTGAAGAAGGAGAAAAGGTGACCCTACTGTGCAAAGCTTCTGGTCTGCCGATACCAACGATAAAGTGGCAAAAACCATTAGGTCAATTACCAAGAGGAAGGACTGCAGTGATCGATGGGAACATGACTATATTAAGTGTAACTAAAAAGGATACTGGGGCTTACGTATGCTCAGTAAAGAATCTCCTTGGAGAAGACTCAGCTTTGGCCGTGATAACAGTGATTGACACGCTCAAATTTACCCTGACACCTCCTTTAAAGGTTGCCGCATTTGTGTACAACAACCTGATGCTAAATTGCAAAGCCAAGGGAGCCCTAGAAATAACCTGGAAGAGGACCAACAAATATCTTCCTCGTACTCACGTTATTTTCACAAACGGAACTTTGCTTCTCAAGAAGGTGACCACAAATGACGCTGGATCCTACACATGTTTAGCGAGAAATTATCAACGGACAATAATGGCATCATCTACTGTTGAAGTGCTCAAACCCATGtcctgtagtagtataaaatcAGGCCCCAGTGGAAGCTCTTCAGGTAATTATATTATTGACCCTGATGGCAAAGGAGGCGTGGCTCCGTTCAGTGTGTATTGTGACATGAGTGACAAGGGAGGAGTTGGCGTAACAGTCATAAGTCACGACAGCGAGAGTAGAACTCATGTTGCCAATATCCCTGAGTGTGGTGTGACTCCTGGATGTTACAGAAAAGATGTATCTTACACTGGAGTTAGCACAGCTCAATTGGCGGCACTAACTCGAGTCTCAAAGAACTGTGAGCAGTTTATCAGGTTTGAGTGTAATAATGCTGTAGCCTTTATACCGGAGTCAGTTGCCtggtgggtgtcacgtgatGGAAGGAAAATGAAGTACTGGGGAGGCGCAGGTGGATCAGTTAACACGTGCGCATGCGGAGTAGCAAATTCTTGCTCTAGTAGCAGAAAAAAGTGTAACTGTTACAACGGTGGTAGTGGCTGGAGAGAGGACAGCGGTCTACTAACAGCTAAGTCTGCTCTTCCTGTGTCACAGATCAGACTGGCAGACTTTGATAGCTCAAGTGAAGAAGGATATCATACATTGGGAAAACTCAAGTGTTATGGCCAGGCATGA
- the LOC140944881 gene encoding uncharacterized protein, translating into MDSSKTHPVSNTLSFSSIFLSLVVCFVTLVHVEVELLAHRQMLQVLSHQRMDYFGPRKTVHDEPISSLHSSDAVEETQSRQKRNLENRNKNSNASVIITREDFNREVQLALNRLLCKTHCSKGIRGKRGRPGPPGKHGPAGPRGPRGPRGTRGDRGTPGPKGDQGPQGPKGDPGESISAPSIVVPPVPTVVNETGIASLQCKVKGNPTPRVTWQKQNSSLPVGKRIVQTSGGLMIQDVASRDGGVYTCKASNILGVATSSAKLTVQVGALIIQRPLSVIVEEGENVTLQCKNSGVPIPTVTWQKAFSRIPKKKMAVENGSLTILKVEKADGGTYACTAKNLLGHDTTIAQVTVINRLKFTLTPPIKAVTSVSWKLILHCEARGAIEVDWIRVGKHLPRNHILYPNGTLLLRNISPNDAGSYTCVAKNSLRSVTATSVVKVITPKSCSSLKSGRSGSSSGNYTIDPDGKGGVEPFSVYCDMSDKGGVGVTVMSHDSESRTHVVHIPGCGVTPGCYCCHRKDVSYTGVSTAQLAALALVSQTCEQFIKFECKNDVAFVQESVAWWVSRDGRKMNYWGGAGGSANTCACGVTNSCLNGQKCNCYNGGNGWREDSGLLTDKSALPVTKIRLEDFDKSTVEGYHTLGKLKCYGQA; encoded by the exons aTGGATTCATCAAAGACGCACCCAGTCTCCAACACTTTATCGTTTTCTTCAATATTTCTCTCCCTTGTTGTCTGCTTTGTCACACTGGTTCACGTCGAGGTCGAACTTCTCGCTCATCGACAGATGCTTCAAGTCTTGAGTCACCAGAGAATGGATTATTTTGGGCCACGTAAAACTGTTCACGATGAGCCGATTTCGTCCTTACATAGCAGTGACGCGGTTGAAG AAACACAAAGTCGCCAGAAgcgaaacttggaaaatcgaaACAAGAATTCGAACGCCAGTGTAATCATCACTCGTGAGGACTTCAATAGAGAAGTTCAGCTGGCCTTGAATAGATTGCTCTGCAAGACGCATTGTTCAAAGGGAATTAGAGGAAAACGAGGAAGGCCTGGTCCCCCAGGCAAACATGGACCAGCCGGGCCCCGGGGACCACGGGGACCAAGAGGAACTCGAGGAGATAGAGGGACGCCTGGACCTAAAGGCGATCAGGGCCCTCAAGGACCCAAGGGCGATCCTGGTGAATCCATCTCAGCTCCTTCTATTGTTGTACCTCCGGTGCCCACAGTGGTAAACGAAACTGGTATAGCCTCACTGCAGTGTAAGGTCAAAGGAAATCCAACACCTCGGGTAACGTGGCAAAAGCAAAATTCCAGTCTTCCCGTAGGTAAAAGAATCGTGCAAACAAGCGGTGGACTCATGATTCAAGATGTGGCTTCTAGGGATGGTGGAGTGTATACGTGCAAAGCAAGTAACATTCTTGGCGTGGCGACATCATCGGCCAAGTTAACTGTCCAAG tggGAGCCTTAATTATTCAAAGGCCGTTGTCTGTAATAGTTGAAGAAGGAGAGAACGTCACCCTGCAGTGTAAGAATAGTGGTGTACCTATACCGACTGTCACGTGGCAAAAAGCGTTTAGCCGGATACCAAAGAAGAAAATGGCAGTGGAAAATGGGAGCCTTACAATACTCAAAGTAGAAAAAGCAGATGGCGGGACGTATGCATGTACTGCAAAAAATCTCCTTGGACATGACACCACAATCGCACAGGTGACCGTGATCAACAGACTTAAATTTACCCTGACTCCACCAATTAAAGCTGTCACCTCGGTGTCTTGGAAGCTGATTTTGCACTGTGAAGCTCGAGGTGCAATAGAAGTTGACTGGATTAGAGTGGGGAAACATCTTCCACGAAATCATATTTTGTATCCAAATGGTACTTTACTTCTTAGGAACATTTCACCAAATGATGCAGGATCCTATACGTGCGTGGCAAAAAACTCTCTGCGTTCAGTAACTGCGACATCTGTTGTTAAGGTGATTACACCTAAGTCTTGCAGCAGTCTTAAGTCAGGTCGCAGTGGAAGTTCATCAGGTAATTATACTATTGACCCTGATGGCAAAGGAGGCGTGGAACCTTTCAGTGTGTATTGTGATATGAGTGACAAGGGAGGAGTTGGCGTAACAGTCATGAGTCACGACAGCGAGAGTAGAACTCATGTTGTCCATATCCCTGGGTGTGGTGTGACTCCtggttgttactgttgtcacagaAAAGATGTATCTTACACTGGAGTTAGCACAGCTCAATTGGCGGCACTCGCTCTAGTCTCACAAACCTGTGAACAGTTTATTAAATTTGAGTGCAAAAATGATGTTGCCTTTGTGCAAGAGTCGGTTGCCtggtgggtgtcacgtgatGGAAGGAAAATGAACTACTGGGGAGGCGCTGGTGGATCAGCCAACACGTGCGCATGCGGAGTAACAAACTCTTGCTTAAATGGCCAAAAGTGTAATTGTTACAACGGTGGCAACGGCTGGAGAGAGGACAGCGGTCTGCTGACAGATAAGTCTGCTCTTCCTGTGACAAAGATCAGACTGGAAGACTTTGATAAATCAACTGTGGAAGGATATCATACATTAGGAAAGCTCAAGTGTTATGGGCAGGCATGA